A genomic segment from Gracilimonas sediminicola encodes:
- a CDS encoding NAD(P)-dependent malic enzyme, with product MSKKDYAKLAIEAHQKHKGKISIEPKMPLETKDDLSIAYTPGVAKPCEEIADDKEKAYSYTAKGNMVAVVSDGSAVLGLGNIGPEASLPVMEGKSVLFKKFANVDAFPIVLDTQDTDQIVQTVKMIAPGFGGINLEDISAPRCFEIERRLKEELNIPVFHDDQHGTAIVTLAGMYNAMRLTGKKLEDLYVVVNGSGAAGVAIVNLLFEAGVKDVVMCDSRGIIHKERTDLNDTKKRMAEITNKGHRTGQLKDAISGSDAFIGVSVPGVLTQDMVKTMNKDPMIFAMSNPIPEIMPEDAKAAGAAIVATGRSDFPNQINNVLAFPGIFRGALDARTTNLTTKMFITAAKAIADCVDDLSADKIIPSPFDERVAQQVAKSIKENKT from the coding sequence ATGTCTAAAAAAGACTACGCGAAGTTAGCTATTGAAGCCCATCAAAAGCATAAAGGAAAAATCTCTATTGAACCTAAAATGCCTCTGGAGACCAAAGATGACCTCAGCATTGCTTATACGCCCGGAGTGGCAAAGCCCTGCGAAGAAATAGCAGACGATAAAGAAAAAGCATACAGCTACACCGCTAAAGGAAATATGGTGGCGGTGGTCAGCGATGGTTCTGCCGTTCTTGGGTTGGGGAATATCGGGCCGGAAGCCTCCCTGCCGGTTATGGAAGGAAAGTCGGTGCTGTTTAAAAAGTTCGCCAATGTAGATGCTTTCCCCATCGTGCTTGACACGCAGGATACCGACCAAATTGTACAAACGGTGAAAATGATCGCTCCCGGATTTGGTGGTATTAACCTTGAAGATATTTCAGCACCCCGGTGTTTTGAAATTGAACGACGCCTCAAAGAGGAATTAAATATCCCGGTTTTTCATGACGACCAGCACGGAACGGCCATTGTGACCCTGGCTGGTATGTATAACGCCATGCGACTCACCGGCAAGAAGCTGGAAGATCTCTATGTGGTGGTGAATGGTTCCGGTGCAGCCGGAGTGGCAATTGTAAACCTGCTGTTTGAAGCGGGAGTAAAAGACGTAGTAATGTGCGACAGCCGGGGCATCATCCATAAAGAACGGACCGACTTAAATGACACCAAGAAGCGTATGGCTGAAATTACCAATAAAGGCCATCGAACCGGACAGTTGAAAGATGCCATTTCAGGCAGCGATGCATTTATAGGAGTTTCGGTGCCGGGTGTATTAACACAGGATATGGTGAAAACCATGAATAAGGACCCGATGATTTTTGCGATGTCGAACCCCATCCCGGAGATTATGCCCGAAGACGCTAAAGCCGCCGGTGCTGCTATCGTTGCAACAGGGCGATCTGACTTCCCCAATCAAATTAACAACGTTCTGGCTTTCCCCGGAATTTTTCGCGGAGCCCTGGATGCACGGACCACCAACCTGACTACTAAAATGTTTATCACCGCAGCCAAAGCCATTGCTGATTGTGTGGATGATCTCTCAGCTGATAAAATCATCCCCAGTCCATTTGATGAACGGGTGGCACAACAGGTTGCTAAGTCTATAAAGGAAAACAAGACTTAG
- a CDS encoding carbohydrate binding family 9 domain-containing protein gives MRSILSALTISVLCGIGNGHVLGQTPDELVPPPTNNEVTAVFAEEAPYIDGNLDDEVWENIPPITNFTQVWPNDGASATEDSEVKVAYDRDHLYFAFRFYDDNPELIRAKNLERGGRNNRDDHAYIGIDTYRDGRNAYLFEMNALGTQDDALITDESISYDSFSWNAVFISETKIDDEGWTMEVSIPFRQLRFPEGEELEFGLMISRMINRKNERVLWPAIGMEYGGNFGAFGTLAAVSQYGTLKGIKNIRRGNNIEIKPYVISGAQEVRPDLQNEQTDVEYTYDIGGDMKWGITSNLTLDLTVNTDFAQVEADNVQLNLSRFNLFFPEKREFFLERAGLFEHGNTRSTQTFFSRRIGLTNDILTGARMTGQLGRFSVGAMNIETGNEMGDVFGSQSTNNTVARIRTNVFPRATVGTIITNVESPNGYNRALGFDTKYRFWSSSEFNAWYTKVWDDTDALNDAAGHGSLQLQNETYSGGLSYTNVGENYNPALGFVRRRNMRQYSGNLGYNPTVEFNALPSLRRFNFGTSYNYIEGQDGVKRTTQLSGSATAEFASRQSIRISGNQQFERLFADFPIRQNAIIPAGDYTFNSIGIRGVTDESKRVFGTVEASTGQFYHGNRTDLEGSIGFRQSKHLHIEGRLSHSMIDLPIPNGEFDATTVSTSILGAVSRKLFAKALIQYDNFSRDLQANIRIDWIHTPGSDLFLVFNTSYHLTGDNETLFDPRKDVIMNSQAAVVKLTYLIML, from the coding sequence ATGAGATCGATATTATCAGCACTTACTATATCTGTATTATGTGGAATTGGAAACGGACATGTTCTGGGGCAAACACCGGATGAGTTGGTTCCCCCGCCAACCAACAATGAAGTAACCGCCGTTTTTGCTGAAGAAGCTCCTTACATCGATGGTAACCTGGATGATGAAGTTTGGGAAAACATCCCTCCCATCACCAACTTTACTCAGGTTTGGCCTAACGATGGTGCCTCAGCAACAGAAGATTCGGAAGTAAAAGTTGCTTACGACCGCGACCACCTGTACTTCGCTTTCCGCTTTTATGATGATAACCCGGAATTAATCCGCGCCAAGAATCTGGAACGCGGAGGTCGAAATAACCGCGATGACCACGCATACATCGGCATCGACACCTACCGGGATGGACGAAATGCTTATCTGTTTGAAATGAATGCACTGGGCACTCAGGATGATGCCCTGATTACCGATGAAAGCATCAGCTATGACAGCTTTTCCTGGAATGCCGTATTTATAAGCGAAACAAAAATTGATGATGAAGGCTGGACCATGGAAGTCTCTATTCCGTTCCGACAGCTTCGGTTTCCGGAGGGAGAAGAACTCGAGTTTGGACTTATGATTTCCCGGATGATCAACCGCAAAAACGAGCGGGTACTATGGCCGGCCATCGGGATGGAATATGGAGGTAATTTTGGAGCTTTTGGCACGCTGGCGGCTGTCTCTCAATATGGAACCCTGAAAGGAATTAAGAACATCCGCCGGGGAAATAATATCGAGATTAAGCCCTATGTGATTTCCGGGGCACAGGAAGTCCGGCCAGATCTTCAGAATGAACAAACCGACGTTGAATATACCTACGATATCGGTGGGGATATGAAATGGGGCATCACGTCTAACCTAACCCTCGACCTGACCGTTAACACAGATTTTGCCCAGGTTGAAGCCGATAATGTACAGTTAAACCTCTCCCGTTTTAATCTATTCTTTCCGGAAAAACGGGAATTCTTTCTTGAACGCGCCGGACTTTTTGAACACGGAAATACCCGTTCCACACAAACTTTTTTCTCACGCCGAATCGGCCTCACCAATGATATCCTGACCGGTGCCCGCATGACCGGGCAGTTGGGGCGTTTTTCCGTTGGCGCCATGAATATCGAAACCGGAAATGAGATGGGAGATGTTTTTGGCAGCCAATCTACAAATAACACGGTTGCCCGAATCAGAACCAACGTATTTCCACGAGCTACCGTAGGCACCATCATCACAAACGTTGAGTCACCAAATGGATATAACCGCGCCCTCGGTTTTGATACCAAGTACCGATTCTGGAGCTCCAGCGAGTTTAACGCCTGGTACACCAAGGTTTGGGATGATACCGATGCCCTTAACGATGCAGCGGGCCACGGAAGCCTTCAGCTGCAGAATGAAACCTATTCAGGCGGACTGTCCTACACCAATGTGGGAGAAAACTACAACCCGGCCCTCGGTTTTGTACGGCGCCGCAACATGAGGCAATATTCCGGGAATCTTGGTTATAACCCTACGGTAGAATTTAATGCTCTGCCTTCGCTGCGCAGGTTCAATTTTGGAACTTCCTACAACTACATTGAGGGGCAGGATGGTGTTAAACGAACCACCCAACTTAGCGGGTCTGCTACCGCTGAGTTTGCCAGCCGGCAAAGTATCCGAATCAGCGGAAATCAACAATTTGAACGACTATTTGCAGATTTTCCGATACGGCAGAATGCCATCATTCCCGCCGGGGATTATACCTTTAATTCAATAGGCATTCGCGGGGTTACCGATGAAAGTAAACGCGTGTTCGGCACCGTTGAAGCCAGCACGGGACAGTTCTATCATGGAAACCGCACTGATTTGGAAGGCAGCATCGGGTTCCGGCAATCCAAGCATCTTCACATTGAAGGACGCCTGAGCCACTCCATGATCGACCTACCTATACCTAACGGCGAGTTTGATGCTACCACCGTTTCCACTTCCATACTCGGAGCTGTAAGTCGCAAGTTATTCGCCAAAGCCCTTATTCAGTACGACAATTTCTCCCGTGATCTTCAAGCCAACATTCGCATCGACTGGATTCACACTCCGGGCAGTGACCTGTTTCTCGTATTCAACACCTCCTACCACCTTACCGGAGATAATGAAACGCTTTTTGATCCCCGAAAAGATGTGATCATGAACAGTCAGGCCGCCGTAGTTAAGCTGACGTATTTGATTATGCTGTAG
- a CDS encoding S41 family peptidase, whose amino-acid sequence MKRLFGYTLTLLLTLTFTAELFAQGTQLLREPTISENSIVFVHANDLWKVNKTGGDAVRLTSNIGGESNPHFSPDGNMIAFTGEYDGNSDVFVIPAEGGSPKRLTWHPVDDVVTGWTPDGEILFRSTRTAHPTQLNRIWKVSTEGEMPEVLPVPRAATGEMSADGKYLAYNPITFWDPEWRNYRGGQAQPIWIVSLDKYDLIQTPRTDNERHTDPVWYDGSVFYLSERDFANNIWSFNPESGEEKQWTFHSDFDAKSLDAGFDMIVYEQGGYLHLLNPENGETEQLEIHVAGDMNWGRPRWEEPNAYSLDNAAISPTGKRAVFQFRGEIITVPKENGTWRNLSNSSASAERYPIWSPDGSRVAWFSDQSGEYTLMIGDQYGLEEPKSISLPNPTFYFRPDWSPDGKYVAYTDTDYNLWYVNVESGEAKKVDTDGYAHPNRTMNPVWSPDSKWIAYVKILDNQFKAVKVHNVKSGKTHQLTDGMSDTITPVWSEDGKYLYFLASTDYGLNTGWLDMSSYNMPVTRALYMIVLSDNEPSPLLPKSDDEEISEEGSSSDESGEVEVVIDLEGIDERTLAVDIPQRNYTGLMPGPGGDVFYMELVENEGTRLHKYSLDDRKGSLFMANFNEGVVSQDRKSLLYRSGGAWGIVGTDGSEKKAGEGSLSISDIKIKVDPQEEFVQIFRDGWRFMRDFLYVDNMHGAPWKDIYEWYAPWVEHAKHRSDLNYVLDIMSGEVAVGHSYVAGGDYPDLEEVQAGLLGADVSHQNGAYRIDKIYTGESWNPDLRAPLSGPGIDVNEGDYILAVNGKEISAEENFYKPFEGTANRQVQLLVNDRPRTEGARLVTVVPVSGEYGLRTRAWIEGNRRKVDEMSAGKLAYVWVPNTGGSGYEYFNRYYFAQQDKLGAVIDERNNGGGSAADYMVNVMERELHGFFNSKAGDRKPFTTPGAGIWGPKVMVINERAGSGGDLLPYLFRKMEIGPLVGAKTWGGLVGTWDTPPFVDGGRFVAPRGGFYNMDGEWAVEGEGIDPDIEVMQTPKEVINGHDPQLEAAINEAMRLLQNYDNPIIPTPEDPVRWKRPERASGDN is encoded by the coding sequence ATGAAACGTTTATTCGGATATACACTGACACTTTTATTAACCCTGACTTTTACAGCTGAACTCTTTGCTCAGGGAACGCAACTTTTGCGTGAGCCTACTATTTCAGAAAACAGTATCGTTTTTGTTCATGCCAATGATCTTTGGAAGGTGAATAAAACCGGTGGCGATGCGGTTCGTCTTACCAGCAACATCGGGGGAGAGTCGAACCCGCATTTTTCACCGGACGGAAACATGATTGCATTTACCGGAGAGTATGATGGCAACTCCGATGTATTTGTAATTCCTGCCGAAGGTGGTTCTCCTAAACGACTCACCTGGCATCCTGTTGATGATGTGGTAACGGGCTGGACGCCGGATGGGGAAATTCTGTTTCGTTCAACCCGAACGGCTCATCCCACACAACTAAACCGCATTTGGAAAGTGAGTACGGAAGGTGAAATGCCGGAAGTGCTGCCTGTTCCGCGGGCCGCAACCGGGGAAATGTCGGCCGATGGGAAATACCTGGCCTATAATCCCATCACGTTTTGGGATCCTGAATGGAGAAATTACCGGGGCGGACAAGCGCAGCCTATCTGGATTGTGAGTCTGGATAAATACGACTTAATCCAAACTCCAAGAACCGATAACGAACGTCATACCGACCCGGTTTGGTATGATGGTTCTGTGTTTTATTTATCCGAAAGGGATTTCGCAAATAACATCTGGTCCTTCAACCCGGAATCCGGTGAAGAAAAACAATGGACGTTTCACTCTGACTTTGACGCCAAAAGCCTGGATGCCGGTTTTGATATGATTGTGTATGAACAAGGTGGGTATCTGCATTTGCTGAACCCCGAAAACGGAGAAACCGAACAGCTCGAAATTCATGTTGCCGGAGACATGAACTGGGGTCGACCGCGCTGGGAAGAACCCAATGCCTATTCGCTGGATAATGCGGCTATTTCCCCAACCGGTAAACGAGCGGTTTTTCAGTTTCGGGGAGAGATTATTACGGTTCCAAAAGAAAACGGAACGTGGAGAAACCTGAGTAACTCATCGGCAAGTGCAGAGCGCTATCCAATTTGGTCGCCTGATGGTAGTCGGGTAGCCTGGTTCTCCGATCAAAGTGGAGAGTATACGCTGATGATTGGTGATCAATATGGCCTGGAAGAACCGAAGTCAATATCACTCCCAAACCCCACATTCTATTTTCGGCCGGACTGGTCGCCCGATGGTAAATACGTAGCCTATACCGATACCGATTATAATCTCTGGTATGTGAATGTAGAATCCGGAGAAGCCAAAAAAGTAGATACCGATGGATATGCACATCCTAACCGAACCATGAACCCGGTTTGGTCGCCCGACAGTAAGTGGATTGCCTACGTCAAAATTTTGGACAATCAATTTAAGGCAGTGAAGGTACACAATGTGAAATCCGGGAAAACACATCAACTGACTGACGGGATGTCGGATACAATCACACCGGTATGGAGTGAAGATGGAAAATACCTCTATTTCCTCGCCAGCACCGATTATGGATTAAATACCGGCTGGCTGGATATGAGTTCCTACAACATGCCGGTAACCCGTGCCTTGTATATGATTGTGTTATCGGATAACGAGCCTTCTCCACTTCTTCCTAAAAGCGATGACGAAGAAATTTCTGAAGAAGGGAGTTCCTCCGATGAAAGCGGAGAGGTAGAAGTGGTAATCGATTTGGAAGGAATTGATGAACGTACTTTGGCTGTGGATATCCCCCAACGAAATTATACCGGACTGATGCCGGGACCGGGCGGAGATGTATTTTATATGGAGTTGGTGGAAAATGAAGGAACCCGGCTTCACAAATACAGCCTGGATGATCGAAAAGGAAGTTTGTTCATGGCTAACTTCAATGAAGGTGTAGTTTCTCAGGACCGTAAGAGTTTGCTTTACAGAAGTGGCGGAGCTTGGGGAATTGTCGGTACCGATGGCAGTGAAAAGAAAGCCGGTGAAGGCAGTTTGAGCATCTCAGATATTAAGATAAAAGTAGATCCTCAGGAAGAGTTTGTTCAAATATTCCGGGATGGCTGGCGGTTTATGCGAGATTTTCTATACGTTGATAATATGCACGGAGCACCCTGGAAAGACATATATGAATGGTATGCTCCCTGGGTAGAACATGCTAAACATCGCTCTGACCTCAATTATGTGCTGGATATAATGAGCGGTGAAGTCGCCGTAGGTCATTCCTATGTAGCCGGAGGAGATTATCCCGATCTTGAAGAAGTACAAGCCGGGTTATTAGGAGCGGATGTATCTCATCAAAATGGTGCCTATCGCATCGATAAGATATATACCGGCGAAAGCTGGAATCCCGACCTGAGGGCACCTCTTTCAGGTCCGGGTATAGACGTGAATGAAGGAGATTATATACTTGCCGTAAATGGAAAAGAAATTTCAGCGGAAGAGAATTTCTACAAACCTTTTGAAGGAACCGCTAATCGTCAGGTTCAGTTGTTAGTCAATGATCGGCCTCGAACGGAAGGAGCTCGTCTGGTAACGGTAGTTCCGGTTTCCGGTGAATATGGCCTGAGAACACGTGCCTGGATAGAAGGTAACAGACGCAAGGTAGATGAAATGTCAGCTGGAAAGCTGGCCTATGTATGGGTGCCAAATACCGGTGGTAGCGGCTACGAATATTTTAACAGATACTATTTTGCCCAACAGGATAAGCTGGGTGCGGTAATAGACGAACGAAATAACGGAGGAGGTTCAGCAGCTGATTACATGGTTAATGTTATGGAGCGTGAGCTGCATGGCTTTTTTAACAGTAAGGCCGGCGATCGCAAGCCGTTCACTACACCGGGAGCCGGTATCTGGGGACCAAAAGTAATGGTGATCAACGAGCGAGCCGGCTCGGGGGGAGACCTGCTTCCATACTTATTCCGTAAGATGGAAATCGGTCCTTTAGTTGGGGCTAAAACCTGGGGCGGATTGGTAGGAACGTGGGATACTCCACCGTTTGTAGATGGCGGCCGATTCGTAGCTCCCCGTGGTGGTTTCTATAACATGGACGGAGAATGGGCCGTGGAAGGAGAAGGCATTGATCCGGATATAGAAGTGATGCAAACACCTAAAGAGGTTATAAACGGACACGACCCACAGCTGGAAGCAGCCATCAACGAAGCGATGCGACTTCTTCAGAATTACGATAACCCCATCATCCCAACACCTGAAGACCCTGTAAGATGGAAGCGACCTGAGAGGGCTTCGGGGGATAACTAA
- the topA gene encoding type I DNA topoisomerase yields MKSLVIVESPTKTKTIKKYLPKGYVVDSSMGHIRDLPSSAKEIPAKYKKESWSNLGINVDDRFDPLYVVPSSKKKVVTKLKKLLKDADELILATDEDREGEAISWHLMEVLKPKIPVKRMAFREITKEAVLNALENTRDIDMNLVHAQETRRILDRLAGYTVSPLLWKKISPGLSAGRVQSVSVEFLVERERERMKFKSATYYDLKAQLHKEGENDKFDADLTHLNEKRLASGKDFDENTGKLKKPDSVVLLDEDKASALVDDLKSASWSVINVDVKTQKRNPAPPFITSTLQQEANRKFGFSARDTMSVAQKLYEKGFITYMRTDSTRLSGQAIGAARDAVTEEYGEDYLFERVRNYNKKGKSAQEAHEAIRPSGSRFVKPDKAGLRDREFKLYDLIWKRTIATQMAEAELEFTNVTIRATNNGTDADFRAGGKKILFPGYFRAYVEGSDDPEAALENQEKFLPAMTEGDATALDDLNFVSHETKPPARFTEATLVKELEKRGVGRPSTYASIISTIQDRGYAKSEGKTLIPTFTAFAVSSLLEKHFPDLVDSDFTSELEDKLDAVATGNQDPVKYLEDFYSGENGLKAKVDTQEDKIDPQEAKLLDLPLEGLEGIKVAVGRFGPYARMEKNGEEVTTSLPNDMDPSDISSEKLEELIKISEEQDKPIGEDPETGEPIFLLSGRYGPYVQRGEVTEENKKPKRVSLLKGMEPKDVDLDLALQLLELPRPLGKHPEDDKVVKAGVGRYGPFVVHDGKFKSIPKSDSVLDIELDRAVELLNQKSKSRRGSNEIKDLGKHPETDKQVRVMTGRYGPYIKHGKKNISLPKGETPEDFTMDKAVDLIKEKG; encoded by the coding sequence ATGAAAAGCCTTGTCATTGTAGAGTCCCCTACAAAAACGAAAACGATTAAAAAATACCTGCCCAAAGGGTACGTAGTGGACTCCTCTATGGGTCACATCCGTGATCTTCCTTCCTCAGCTAAAGAAATTCCCGCCAAATATAAAAAAGAGAGCTGGTCGAATTTAGGAATTAATGTAGATGATCGTTTTGATCCTTTATATGTGGTTCCTTCTTCCAAAAAGAAAGTGGTTACCAAGCTCAAAAAGTTATTGAAAGATGCGGATGAGCTCATTCTCGCAACGGATGAAGACCGGGAAGGAGAGGCTATTTCATGGCATCTGATGGAAGTGCTGAAGCCTAAGATTCCGGTAAAACGAATGGCGTTTCGGGAGATTACCAAAGAGGCTGTTCTGAACGCACTGGAAAATACACGGGATATTGACATGAACCTGGTGCATGCCCAGGAAACCAGAAGAATCCTGGACCGGCTGGCTGGTTATACCGTTTCACCTTTGTTGTGGAAAAAGATTTCTCCCGGACTTTCAGCCGGACGTGTACAATCGGTGTCTGTTGAGTTTTTGGTTGAGCGCGAACGCGAACGCATGAAGTTTAAAAGCGCTACCTATTATGATTTGAAAGCACAGCTTCATAAAGAGGGAGAGAATGACAAGTTTGATGCAGACCTGACTCACCTCAACGAAAAGCGCCTCGCCAGCGGAAAAGACTTTGATGAGAACACCGGCAAGCTGAAGAAGCCGGATTCGGTAGTTCTGCTGGATGAAGATAAGGCATCGGCTTTGGTTGATGACCTGAAGTCTGCAAGCTGGTCGGTGATTAATGTGGATGTGAAAACACAGAAGCGAAATCCGGCGCCTCCGTTTATAACGTCAACCCTGCAGCAGGAAGCCAACCGTAAGTTTGGATTCTCTGCACGAGACACCATGAGTGTTGCTCAGAAGCTGTATGAAAAAGGATTTATCACTTACATGCGTACGGATTCTACCCGGCTATCAGGTCAGGCCATTGGTGCTGCCCGTGATGCGGTGACCGAAGAATATGGCGAAGATTACCTGTTTGAGCGCGTGCGGAATTACAACAAGAAAGGGAAGTCGGCACAGGAAGCTCACGAAGCGATTCGCCCGTCAGGCTCCCGTTTTGTGAAGCCGGATAAAGCCGGGTTGCGGGACCGTGAGTTTAAGCTTTACGACCTGATCTGGAAGCGAACCATTGCTACACAGATGGCTGAAGCTGAACTTGAGTTCACAAACGTTACCATTCGGGCAACCAATAATGGAACCGATGCGGACTTCCGTGCGGGTGGAAAGAAAATTCTTTTCCCGGGATATTTTCGGGCATATGTAGAAGGAAGTGATGATCCGGAAGCGGCACTGGAAAACCAGGAAAAATTCCTTCCGGCTATGACTGAAGGTGATGCAACTGCTCTGGATGACCTGAACTTTGTGAGCCACGAAACCAAGCCTCCTGCACGATTTACGGAGGCAACGCTGGTTAAGGAATTGGAGAAAAGAGGAGTAGGTCGCCCGAGTACCTACGCTTCTATTATCAGTACCATCCAGGATCGTGGGTATGCCAAGAGCGAAGGCAAAACGCTGATTCCGACTTTCACCGCCTTTGCTGTTTCATCCCTCTTAGAAAAACATTTCCCGGACTTGGTTGACAGTGATTTTACTTCCGAGCTGGAAGATAAGCTGGATGCGGTAGCTACAGGAAATCAGGACCCGGTGAAATACCTCGAAGATTTTTATAGCGGTGAGAATGGCCTCAAAGCCAAAGTGGATACGCAGGAAGACAAGATTGATCCGCAGGAAGCTAAGCTACTTGATTTGCCCCTGGAAGGTTTAGAGGGCATCAAAGTTGCGGTGGGCCGATTTGGGCCTTACGCCCGCATGGAGAAAAACGGGGAAGAAGTAACTACTTCGCTCCCCAACGATATGGACCCAAGCGATATCTCATCAGAAAAGCTGGAAGAGCTGATTAAGATTTCTGAGGAACAGGACAAACCCATTGGTGAAGATCCTGAAACCGGGGAACCCATATTCCTGCTTTCCGGCCGATACGGTCCTTACGTGCAGCGCGGTGAAGTAACCGAGGAAAACAAAAAGCCGAAGCGTGTTTCTCTGCTGAAGGGAATGGAACCTAAAGACGTAGATCTTGATCTGGCATTGCAACTGCTTGAATTACCACGGCCACTCGGTAAGCACCCTGAAGACGATAAAGTAGTGAAAGCTGGTGTGGGACGTTACGGCCCTTTTGTAGTGCATGACGGCAAATTTAAGTCCATTCCAAAATCAGACAGCGTACTGGATATTGAGTTGGATCGGGCGGTGGAGCTCCTCAATCAAAAATCTAAATCCCGCCGCGGAAGTAATGAGATTAAAGACTTGGGCAAGCATCCGGAAACCGACAAGCAGGTTCGGGTGATGACCGGGCGGTATGGTCCATATATTAAGCATGGAAAGAAGAACATCAGCCTTCCCAAAGGGGAAACTCCTGAAGACTTCACCATGGACAAAGCGGTTGACCTGATTAAGGAAAAAGGGTAG
- a CDS encoding peroxiredoxin, which translates to MIEAGAKADFDFTVKAVHNGEEKEINFNELLDKPTIVSVYMKNNTSGCDRQTKDLADESSWFKKHGYNLMAISKDTCGSHKRYAKKQGIDFTLVSDPDYKFAEATDSIVEKKMFGNEYEAPSRSAFVIDTDGTILGTVEKVNTKDHAGELKELVESLK; encoded by the coding sequence ATGATTGAGGCAGGAGCAAAAGCAGATTTTGATTTCACCGTTAAAGCGGTGCATAATGGAGAGGAAAAAGAAATTAACTTCAACGAATTACTGGATAAGCCGACTATCGTTTCGGTATATATGAAGAACAACACCAGTGGTTGCGACCGGCAGACTAAAGACTTAGCCGACGAATCATCCTGGTTTAAAAAACATGGTTATAATCTGATGGCCATCAGTAAAGATACCTGTGGTTCTCACAAGCGATATGCCAAGAAGCAGGGCATAGACTTTACACTGGTATCTGACCCGGATTATAAGTTTGCTGAAGCCACAGATTCCATCGTTGAGAAAAAGATGTTTGGGAATGAGTATGAGGCTCCTTCACGTTCGGCCTTTGTTATTGATACAGATGGTACTATTTTGGGCACTGTTGAAAAAGTGAATACCAAAGACCACGCTGGAGAGCTAAAAGAGCTGGTCGAAAGTTTGAAATAA
- a CDS encoding NUDIX hydrolase has protein sequence MKIESEDHSAEFSILKAPDWINVIPLTPDDEIVLVEQYRYGIEQPTLELPGGMVDPGESPLETSKRELLEETGYAGDECINLGRVSSNPAIFTNYTHTYLIKNCKKVQEQQLDGNERINVHVMPLDDFLELVSRGAVHHSLVVAAVAKFLLWRR, from the coding sequence ATGAAAATCGAGTCTGAAGATCATTCGGCTGAATTTTCGATTCTGAAAGCTCCCGATTGGATCAACGTAATCCCGCTTACCCCGGATGATGAAATCGTGTTGGTGGAGCAATACCGGTATGGAATTGAACAGCCTACGCTGGAATTACCCGGTGGAATGGTAGATCCCGGAGAGTCACCCTTGGAGACATCAAAGAGAGAGCTGCTGGAAGAAACCGGCTATGCAGGTGATGAGTGTATTAACTTAGGGCGGGTGAGTTCGAACCCGGCAATTTTTACCAATTACACCCATACTTACCTGATCAAAAACTGCAAAAAAGTTCAGGAACAACAGCTGGATGGTAATGAACGCATTAATGTACATGTAATGCCGCTGGATGATTTTTTAGAACTTGTGAGCCGGGGAGCAGTGCATCACTCGCTGGTAGTGGCGGCCGTGGCTAAGTTCTTGTTGTGGCGTCGGTGA